The genomic region GCACGACCTCGACGCCGAGCTCCGGCGCGATCGAGTAGGTGAGCGGGGAGAGGCCGATGGTCGCGTGCGAGTGCAGCTCCAGCGGCGTGCCGTCCAGCCGCCCGACGATCGCCGGCAGCAGCGTCCGGGCCCGCTCGGCGGTGAGGATCCCGGCCGGGTCCTTCACGTAGACGCGGTCGAAGTTCGGATCGGCGGCGAACTGCGCGGCCAGGTCGGCGTAGAAGGCGTCGTCGTGCACCACGCTGATCGTGAAGGTCAGCGCCCCGATCACCTCGTCGACGCCGGCCTGTTTGAGCCGGCGCGCGGTCTCGCGGGCGGCGTCCATGTCGTGCATCGGGTCGAGGACGACGACCCGGTCGATCCCGTTGGCCACGAGCCGGTCGTAGACCAGTTGCATGGTCTCCGGGTGGGAGTTCTGCCAGCTGATGAACCGGAAGCCGGTGCCGATGAACTGCAGCTTCGTCGTCGGCATCGCCGCCCGGGTCAGCCGCAGCCGCTCCCACGGGTCCTCCCTGTGGGTGCGGACGGCGACCCCCATCGCCGTGCTGGAGCTGTAGTCCAGCGCCCGGAAGCCGACCCGCTCCATCAGCGGGGCGACCTGCGCGATGTGCGCCGTCCGCAGGCCCGTGGCACCCCACAGGCTCTGGTTCCCGTCGCGGATCGAGACGTCCACGAGTCCCACGTCGGCCATCAGCGCGCCCCCACGAGCTGGGAGTCGAGGAACCGCTCGAAGAACGTCGTGTCCACTCCTCCGGCGGCGAACTCCGGATCGGCCAGCAGCGCCCGGTGCACCGGCACCGTCGTCGTCACGCCCTCGATCCGCAGCAGGTCCAGGGCGGCACGGGCCCGGGCGACGGCGTCGTCCCGGTCGGTCCCGTGCACGATCAGCTTGGCGAGCAGCGAGTCGTAGTACGGCGGGACGACGGAGCCGCCCTGCACGTGGGTGTCCACGCGCAGGCCTTCCCCCACCGGCAGCACCACCCGGTGGATCCGGCCCGGCGAGGGACGGAAGCCCAGCGCCGCGTCCTCGGCGTTGATCCGGCACTCCACGGCATGCCCGGTCAGGACGACGTCCTCCTGCCGGAGCCCCAGCGGCAGGCCCTCGGCGACGGCGAGCTGCTCGGCAACCAGGTCCAGGCCGGTGACCATCTCGGTGACCGGGTGCTCGACCTGGATGCGGGCGTTCATCTCCAGGAAGTAGAAGGAGCCGCGCTCGCGGTCCACCAGCAGTTCCACGGTGCCCAGGCCGCGGTAGTGCAGGTGCTCGGCGAGGGCGAGAGCGGCGGCGGCCATCTCCGCCCGCAGGGCGTCGGGCAGCAGCGGCGCGGGCGCCTCCTCGAACAGCTTCTGGTACCGGCGCTGGACGGAGCAGTCCCGGTCCCCGAGCGCCACGGCACGCGCACCGTCGCCCAGGATCTGCACCTCGACATGTCGACCTGACGACACGAAGCGCTCCAGGTACACCCGCGGGTCGCCGAACGCGGCGGCGGCCTCGGAGACGGCGAGGTCGAGGGTGTGCGCCAGGTCGTCCGGGCCGGCGACGAGCTTCATGCCGCGGCCGCCGCCACCACCGACGGCCTTCACCAGCAGCGGGTAGCCGACCTCGGCCGCCACCTCCTGCGCCCCGGCCAGGTCGGCGGCCTCGCCACCGGGGACGACGGGTAGCCCGGCGGCCACCGCGTGCGAGCGGGCGGTGAGCTTGTCCCCCACCGCCTCCAGCGACTCCGGCGCCGGCCCCACGAAGACGATCCCGGCCGTCGCGCAGGCCCGGGCGAGCGACGGGTTCTCCGACAGGAAGCCGTAGCCCGGGTGCACCGCGTCCGCCTCCACCGCCTGCGCGGCCCGCACGACGGCCGCCGGGTC from Blastococcus colisei harbors:
- a CDS encoding acetyl-CoA carboxylase biotin carboxylase subunit; its protein translation is MTTRIRRLLIANRGEIAARVIRTCRRLGIESVLAASDADTESLPARLADRVVRLGPANAAQSYLDPAAVVRAAQAVEADAVHPGYGFLSENPSLARACATAGIVFVGPAPESLEAVGDKLTARSHAVAAGLPVVPGGEAADLAGAQEVAAEVGYPLLVKAVGGGGGRGMKLVAGPDDLAHTLDLAVSEAAAAFGDPRVYLERFVSSGRHVEVQILGDGARAVALGDRDCSVQRRYQKLFEEAPAPLLPDALRAEMAAAALALAEHLHYRGLGTVELLVDRERGSFYFLEMNARIQVEHPVTEMVTGLDLVAEQLAVAEGLPLGLRQEDVVLTGHAVECRINAEDAALGFRPSPGRIHRVVLPVGEGLRVDTHVQGGSVVPPYYDSLLAKLIVHGTDRDDAVARARAALDLLRIEGVTTTVPVHRALLADPEFAAGGVDTTFFERFLDSQLVGAR